In one window of Niallia sp. Man26 DNA:
- a CDS encoding HAD family hydrolase, translating to MIKGIIFDFDGLIFDTETHQYHLLQELFAEHSCELPLELWQKEIGTHTDFSPYVYLEEQAKKKLDLAVIESTFKENFLKKLASEQERPGVRDYLETAKSAGLKIGLASSSNYEWVSSHLKRLGLFDYFDCIKTSDDVEKVKPDPALYIEAARCLGLEPKECIAFEDSAHGAQAAKTAGLNIVIFPNEVTNAMQFCEVDYRFDSMLAMPLSELVSKYK from the coding sequence ATGATAAAAGGTATCATCTTCGACTTTGACGGGCTTATTTTTGACACAGAAACACATCAGTATCATTTATTGCAAGAGCTGTTTGCAGAACACAGCTGTGAATTGCCATTAGAATTATGGCAAAAGGAAATAGGCACACACACCGATTTTTCCCCATACGTATACCTGGAAGAGCAAGCTAAGAAAAAACTGGACTTAGCGGTAATAGAAAGTACCTTCAAAGAGAACTTTTTGAAAAAGCTGGCATCAGAACAGGAGCGACCAGGAGTAAGAGATTATCTGGAAACAGCCAAATCAGCAGGCTTAAAAATCGGCCTTGCATCCAGCTCCAATTATGAGTGGGTTTCAAGTCATTTAAAAAGATTAGGTCTATTTGATTACTTTGACTGTATCAAAACCTCTGATGATGTAGAAAAAGTAAAACCAGATCCAGCACTTTACATAGAAGCAGCCCGCTGCCTGGGATTGGAGCCGAAAGAATGTATCGCATTTGAAGATTCAGCACACGGAGCGCAAGCTGCAAAAACAGCAGGCTTGAATATTGTCATATTCCCAAACGAAGTAACAAATGCCATGCAGTTCTGTGAAGTGGATTACCGCTTTGATTCCATGCTGGCAATGCCGCTTAGTGAATTGGTTAGTAAGTATAAGTAA